A window of the Trichoderma asperellum chromosome 4, complete sequence genome harbors these coding sequences:
- the UBA1 gene encoding E1 ubiquitin-activating protein (BUSCO:EOG092D0CWO) encodes MAASKLPEVDLATRMQVDDSVIGTTDIDESLYSRQLYVLGHEAMRRMGASNILVVGLKGLGVEIAKNIALAGVKSLTVYDPAPVKIADLSAQFFLTPEDVGKPRDEVTAPRIAELNAYTPVKVHQSPGIEDNFSQFDKYQVVVLTNSPISIQKAVGDYCHSKGIFVVIVDTFGLFGSIFCDFGDKFTIIDPTGEAPLSGIVAGIDEEGLVSALDETRHGLEDGDFVTFSEVEGMEKINGCEPRKVTVKGPYTFSIGDVSGLGQYLRGGIYQQVKMPKVVDFKSFTAALKEPEFLISDYAKFDRPQQLHLGFQALHAFQVANGRLPNPMDEKDAIVVLEAAKTFAADEKLEIDIDEKLLKELSFQALGDLSPMAAFFGGIAAQEVLKAVSGKFNPIQQWMYFDSLESLPTSTKRSPELCKPIGSRYDGQIAVFGTEYQEKISNLKQFLVGAGAIGCEMLKNWAMIGLGTGPNGKIYVTDMDSIEKSNLNRQFLFRAADVGSMKSDCAAKAVQRMNPELAGHIETLRERVSPETEHVFNEEFWRSLDGVTNALDNVEARTYVDRRCVFFRKPLLESGTLGTKGNTQVVLPHLTESYSSSQDPPEKEFPMCTIRSFPNRIEHTIAWAKEYMFEKFFVKSPQTVNLYLTQPNFIEATLKQGGNHKETLETIRNYLTTERPRTFEDCIAWARLLFETEFANKVQQLLYNFPKDSVTSGGTPFWSGPKRAPDALKFDPNNATHFGFIVAAANLHAFNFNIKSPGTDRSIYLKELENVIVPDFAPDANVKIQADDKEPDPNASTFDDTDELSALSASLPSASTLAGFQLQPVEFEKDDDTNHHIDFITACSNLRAENYKIEPADRHKTKFIAGKIIPAIATTTALVTGLVVLELYKIIDGKDDIEQFKNGFINLALPFFGFSEPIASPKVEYKGPDGKVKLDKIWDRFEVDNITLKELLDHFEAKGLSISMLSSGVSLLYASFFPPSKLKDRYALKLSELVETISKKPVPSHQKELIFEMVAEDLDEEDVEVPYIKVNIK; translated from the exons ATGGCT GCCTCCAAGCTCCCTGAGGTCGATCTTGCGACCAGAATGCAAGTCGACGATTCCGTTATCGGGACCACAGACATCGATGAGTCTCTCTACAGCCGACAGCTCTATGTCCTGGGACACGAAGCCATGCGCCGCATGGGCGCCTCCAACATCCTCGTTGTTGGTCTCAAGGGCCTCGGTGTAGAGATTGCGAAGAATATTGCCTTGGCTGGTGTCAAGAGCTTGACTGTCTACGACCCTGCTCCGGTCAAGATTGCGGATCTCTCTGCCCAGTTCTTTTTGACCCCAGAGGATGTTGGCAAGCCCAGGGACGAAGTCACAGCTCCGCGCATCGCAGAACTCAACGCTTATACCCCTGTCAAGGTCCACCAATCTCCTGG AATTGAGGACAACTTTTCACAGTTCGACAAGTACCAAGTCGTGGTGCTGACCAATTCACCCATCTCGATACAAAAGGCTGTGGGCGATTACTGCCACTCCAAGGGAATCTTCGTCGTTATTGTCGACACATTCGGCCTGTTTGGCTCCATCTTTTGCGATTTTGGCGATAAGTTTACCATTATCGATCCGACCGGCGAGGCCCCCTTGAGCGGTATTGTTGCTGGTATTGACGAAGAGGGTTTGGTGTCGGCACTCGACGAAACCCGACATGGCCTAGAAGATGGTGACTTTGTTACATTTTCCGAAGTTGAAGGCATGGAGAAGATAAACGGCTGCGAGCCCCGCAAGGTTACAGTCAAAGGCCCGTACACTTTCTCTATTGGAGATGTATCAGGCCTCGGACAGTACCTGCGTGGAGGCATCTACCAGCAGGTCAAGATGCCCAAGGTGGTCGATTTCAAAAGCTTCACAGCCGCCCTCAAGGAGCCCGAGTTCCTCATTTCCGACTACGCCAAGTTCGATCGCCCCCAGCAACTCCATCTTGGATTCCAGGCGCTCCACGCATTCCAGGTCGCCAATGGACGACTGCCCAACCCTATGGATGAGAAGGATGCCATTGTAGTCTTGGAGGCTGCCAAGACCTTTGCCGCTGACGAGAAGCTAGAGATCGACATTGACGAGAAGCTTTTGAAAGAGTTGAGTTTCCAGGCTCTTGGTGATCTCAGCCCCATGGCAGCATTCTTTGGTGGTATTGCCGCTCAGGAGGTCCTCAAAGCCGTTTCTGGCAAGTTCAACCCCATCCAGCAGTGGATGTACTTTGACTCACTAGAGTCCCTTCCCACCTCTACCAAGCGAAGCCCAGAGCTTTGCAAGCCAATCGGCAGCCGTTATGATGGTCAGATTGCCGTCTTCGGAACTGAATACCAGGAGAAGATTTCCAACCTCAAGCAGTTCCTCGTCGGCGCTGGCGCCATCGGTTGCGAGATGCTCAAAAACTGGGCAATGATCGGCTTGGGAACGGGTCCCAACGGCAAGATTTACGTGACCGACATGGACTCTATCGAGAAGAGCAACCTCAACCGACAGTTCCTTTTCCGAGCCGCCGATGTTGGCAGCATGAAGAGCGACTGCGCTGCCAAGGCTGTGCAGCGTATGAACCCGGAGTTAGCAGGCCACATTGAGACGCTGCGAGAGCGCGTTAGTCCCGAGACTGAGCACGTCTTCAACGAGGAGTTCTGGCGAAGCCTGGACGGTGTCACCAACGCTCTGGACAATGTAGAAGCGAGAACCTACGTCGACCGACGATGTGTCTTCTTCCGAAAGCCGTTGCTCGAGAGCGGAACTTTGGGTACCAAGGGCAACACACAAGTTGTCCTCCCCCACCTAACAGAGTCTTACTCCTCTTCTCAGGATCCTCCCGAGAAAGAATTCCCCATGTGCACCATTCGAAGCTTCCCCAACAGGATTGAGCACACGATTGCTTGGGCAAAGGAGTACATGTTTGAGAAGTTCTTTGTCAAGTCCCCCCAGACGGTGAACCTCTACCTGACGCAGCCCAATTTCATCGAGGCTACGCTCAAGCAGGGTGGCAACCACAAGGAAACTCTTGAGACGATCCGCAACTATCTAACTACAGAGCGACCTCGGACTTTTGAAGACTGCATTGCGTGGGCCCGCCTTCTCTTTGAGACTGAGTTTGCAAACAAGGTCCAACAGCTTCTGTACAACTTCCCCAAGGACTCAGTCACTTCCGGTGGCACTCCTTTCTGGTCTGGCCCAAAGAGAGCCCCTGATGCACTCAAATTCGACCCCAACAATGCGACTCACTTTGGGTTCATTGTTGCCGCGGCCAACCTCCACGCATTCAACTTCAACATCAAGTCTCCTGGCACTGATAGGTCCATCTATCTGAAGGAACTCGAAAATGTCATTGTGCCTGATTTTGCCCCTGACGCAAACGTCAAGATCCAAGCTGATGACAAGGAGCCC GATCCAAATGCTAGCACCTTTGATGATACGGATGAGCTTAGTGCCCTCAGCGCAAGTCTTCCATCGGCAAGCACTCTGGCTGGCTTCCAGCTGCAGCCTGTGGAGTTTGAGAAGGACGATGACACCAACCACCACATCGACTTCATCACTGCTTGCAGCAATCTAAGAGCAGAGAACTACAAGATTGAACCTGCCGATCGCCACAAGACCAAGTTCATTGCGGGCAAGATTATCCCAGCCattgccaccaccactgcccTTGTCACAGGCCTCGTTGTCCTTGAGCTATACAAGATCATCGATGGCAAGGATGATATTGAGCAATTCAAGAACGGCTTCATTAACCTGGCCCTGCCATTCTTTGGATTTAGTGAACCCATTGCCAGTCCCAAGGTGGAGTACAAGGGACCTGACGGCAAGGTCAAGCTGGACAAGATCTGGGATCGATTTGAAGTTGACAACATCACGTTGAAGGAGCTTCTCGATCACTTTGAAGCAAAGGgcctcagcatcagcatgctCAGCTCTGGCGTCAGCTTGCTGTATGCAAGCTTCTTCCCTCCGTCAAAGTTGAAGGATCGCTATGCCCTGAAGCTCAGCGAGCTGGTGGAGACCATTTCAAAGAAGCCCGTTCCTTCGCACCAGAAGGAGTTGATCTTTGAGATGGTGGCTGAGGATCTAGACGAAGAGGACGTGGAGGTTCCGTACATCAaggtaaatattaaataa